In Bacillus sp. FJAT-45037, the following are encoded in one genomic region:
- a CDS encoding CaiB/BaiF CoA transferase family protein, with the protein MKKQLLSSISVIDFTNYLPGPYATLRLADMGATVTKVEPPNGDPAKSLSTMYEGEGVIYAATNWNKQSINRNLKEGVDRQDVLDRILRADVVIESFRPGVMKKLGLDYQTLKNLHPSLIYCSISGYGQATHFKQGFGSHDLNYMADAGFLSLMTDDSGRPIHAKIQYADYLGGMHASEQILAALLSRHQTGEGVHLDVSLTDALFAMLGSHDLIYQETNRPCGVDELNGQYVNYSIYETKDGRYVALGALEPHFWSNFCLAVNKHEWVSERSSRHDEESSVSKEIIDLFKSRTYEEWNQFSTEVDCCLSPVLTTDEAITSPLIKERGLIDEELSRVKPIATKKMLTRKE; encoded by the coding sequence ATGAAGAAACAGTTATTGTCTTCCATTTCAGTGATTGATTTCACCAATTACTTGCCGGGCCCTTATGCAACTCTGCGTCTCGCTGATATGGGCGCAACTGTAACGAAGGTGGAACCACCAAATGGTGATCCAGCAAAGTCATTATCGACGATGTATGAAGGGGAAGGTGTCATTTATGCTGCAACCAATTGGAACAAACAATCCATCAACAGAAACTTAAAGGAAGGCGTGGACCGTCAAGATGTACTCGATCGAATCCTTCGTGCCGATGTGGTCATTGAATCATTTCGACCAGGGGTGATGAAGAAATTAGGTTTAGATTATCAAACCCTCAAGAATCTTCATCCTTCATTAATTTATTGTTCAATCTCAGGCTACGGTCAAGCTACTCATTTTAAACAGGGATTCGGGAGTCATGATCTTAATTATATGGCTGATGCGGGCTTTCTCTCTTTGATGACTGACGATAGTGGTAGACCGATTCATGCAAAGATTCAATATGCAGATTATCTTGGAGGAATGCATGCGAGCGAACAAATTCTCGCAGCTCTTCTTTCGCGTCATCAAACAGGTGAAGGGGTTCATTTAGATGTATCATTAACCGATGCTCTCTTTGCGATGCTTGGTAGCCATGACCTGATTTATCAGGAAACGAATCGTCCGTGCGGAGTGGATGAACTGAACGGTCAGTATGTTAATTATTCAATCTATGAAACAAAAGATGGTCGTTATGTTGCACTCGGAGCATTAGAGCCTCATTTTTGGAGTAATTTTTGTCTTGCTGTGAATAAACATGAGTGGGTTTCCGAGCGGTCATCTCGGCATGACGAGGAAAGCAGCGTATCGAAAGAAATTATTGATCTATTTAAAAGCAGAACCTACGAGGAGTGGAACCAATTTTCGACTGAGGTGGATTGTTGTCTCAGTCCTGTACTCACAACAGATGAAGCCATCACTTCTCCCCTCATAAAGGAACGAGGTCTTATCGACGAAGAACTTAGTAGGGTTAAACCGATCGCAACCAAAAAAATGTTAACGAGAAAGGAATGA
- a CDS encoding methyl-accepting chemotaxis protein gives MYENENKRNREKDLEERYKLQSQVNATAEELAAISEETSASVDELKAKSEDVHRYSSDVTKASTEVETLSKEGKDKLQEQYVKVKEIDQYMEKISSEMTLLKNVSEKINDIVSLVQSIADQTNLLALNAAIEAARAGEMGKGFSVVASEVRKLAEQTKASVSEVSGLIVSTKDKIESVSAYMSTIDDLVKNSAHGLSSTNEFFDRIVHQTETAKEQNGNVDNEIQKMAHVIEEINDAVYQLATTANELNSITNQLD, from the coding sequence ATGTATGAAAATGAAAACAAACGTAATCGAGAAAAGGATCTAGAGGAACGCTATAAGTTACAATCTCAAGTTAATGCAACGGCCGAAGAGCTAGCTGCTATATCCGAAGAAACAAGTGCTTCTGTGGATGAACTAAAAGCCAAGTCAGAAGACGTTCATAGATACAGCTCAGACGTGACGAAAGCTTCAACTGAGGTAGAAACTCTTTCAAAAGAAGGAAAAGACAAGTTGCAAGAACAATATGTGAAGGTGAAAGAAATTGATCAATATATGGAAAAAATATCATCAGAGATGACTCTATTAAAAAATGTTTCTGAAAAAATCAATGATATTGTTAGTCTCGTTCAATCGATCGCTGATCAAACGAACTTACTAGCCCTTAATGCAGCAATCGAAGCGGCACGTGCTGGTGAAATGGGCAAAGGTTTCTCCGTAGTAGCAAGCGAGGTTAGAAAATTAGCCGAGCAAACAAAAGCCTCTGTTAGTGAAGTATCGGGGCTCATTGTTTCAACCAAGGATAAAATTGAATCTGTCTCCGCCTACATGTCGACCATTGATGATCTCGTCAAAAATAGCGCACATGGATTATCGAGTACGAACGAATTTTTTGATCGAATCGTTCATCAAACAGAGACAGCGAAAGAACAAAATGGAAACGTCGATAACGAAATTCAAAAAATGGCTCATGTCATAGAAGAAATTAATGATGCTGTCTATCAACTTGCAACAACGGCAAATGAGTTAAACTCAATAACAAATCAGCTTGATTAA
- a CDS encoding 3-hydroxyacyl-CoA dehydrogenase, which produces MRMKNKTFLVTGGASGLGEATVRMIAANEGNIVIVDRDELKAFELVEELGSQVSFIQTDVTDDEEAKRAVDFALERYGSIYGLVNCAGIGIAKKITGKSGIHGIDTFKKVLNVNLNGTFSMIQHATVAMQGNEENRDGERGVIINTASVAAFDGQIGQAAYAASKGAIVSMTLPLARELATHGIRVITIAPGIFETPMFASLPAAAKESLGNMTPFPKRLGNPKEYAQLTEHIIKNPMLNGEVIRLDGAIRMQMK; this is translated from the coding sequence ATGAGAATGAAAAACAAGACCTTTCTCGTTACAGGTGGTGCATCAGGATTAGGTGAAGCTACGGTGCGTATGATCGCTGCGAATGAAGGAAACATTGTCATTGTCGATCGGGATGAACTGAAAGCCTTTGAACTTGTTGAGGAGCTAGGTAGCCAAGTGTCGTTCATACAAACAGATGTAACAGATGATGAGGAAGCGAAAAGAGCAGTCGATTTTGCTCTTGAACGATATGGTTCCATTTATGGATTAGTCAATTGTGCCGGGATTGGGATCGCTAAAAAAATAACTGGAAAAAGTGGAATACATGGCATTGATACGTTCAAAAAAGTGTTAAATGTCAATTTAAATGGTACGTTTTCGATGATTCAGCATGCAACAGTTGCGATGCAAGGTAATGAAGAAAATCGAGATGGAGAACGAGGTGTGATTATTAATACCGCGTCCGTTGCAGCGTTTGACGGTCAGATCGGGCAAGCTGCTTATGCAGCATCAAAAGGTGCTATTGTCAGTATGACTCTGCCCTTAGCTCGCGAACTAGCTACACATGGGATTCGAGTGATAACGATTGCACCAGGTATATTCGAGACCCCAATGTTTGCCTCGTTACCAGCGGCGGCAAAAGAATCACTTGGAAACATGACCCCGTTTCCGAAAAGACTTGGCAATCCAAAAGAATACGCACAACTCACTGAACATATCATAAAAAATCCAATGTTAAATGGAGAAGTCATTCGTTTAGATGGAGCAATACGAATGCAAATGAAATAA
- a CDS encoding thiolase family protein, giving the protein MRDVVIVEAVRTPLAKRKGAFSEVRADELLALPLKEIINRTKIDAREIEDVIVGCVSQVGEQAADVGRAAALIAGYPIEVPGVTIDRQCGSSQQAVHFAAQAIASGDMEVVVAAGVEHMTRVPMFSNMQGVSYSEKLSDQYEMLHQGVSAERMVEKWELSKSELDQFALSSHRKAIQAWKEGRFDREVMPIEYTTPDGHLISLTKDEGPREDTTLEALQSLKTVFKEDGTITAGNASQMSDGAAAILLMSREKAEQLGLKPRCRILARSVVGSDPTLMLTGPIPATEKVLQKANLTMKDMDVYEVNEAFAPVPLIWAKEVGADLSKLNPNGGAIALGHPLGASGARLMVTMLHELERTNQRYGLQAICEGFGMANATIIERIE; this is encoded by the coding sequence ATGAGAGACGTTGTTATTGTAGAAGCCGTTCGTACACCACTAGCTAAAAGAAAAGGAGCATTTTCAGAGGTTCGAGCAGATGAACTTCTAGCTCTACCTTTAAAAGAAATCATCAATCGGACTAAGATTGATGCACGAGAAATAGAGGATGTGATTGTTGGCTGTGTCTCACAAGTAGGCGAACAAGCGGCTGATGTGGGGCGAGCTGCTGCATTAATCGCAGGGTATCCGATTGAAGTACCTGGTGTGACCATTGATCGTCAATGTGGTTCAAGCCAACAAGCTGTACATTTTGCTGCACAAGCGATTGCGAGTGGAGATATGGAGGTCGTTGTTGCCGCTGGCGTCGAGCATATGACACGAGTGCCGATGTTTTCAAATATGCAAGGGGTCTCCTATAGTGAAAAGCTTAGTGATCAATACGAGATGCTACATCAAGGAGTGTCTGCTGAACGAATGGTCGAAAAATGGGAGTTATCGAAATCGGAACTTGATCAATTTGCTTTATCAAGTCACAGAAAAGCGATCCAAGCTTGGAAAGAAGGACGTTTTGACCGAGAAGTAATGCCGATTGAATACACAACTCCAGATGGGCATCTCATCTCACTCACAAAAGACGAAGGACCAAGAGAAGATACGACATTAGAAGCTCTTCAATCATTAAAAACGGTCTTTAAAGAAGATGGAACGATTACTGCGGGGAATGCGAGTCAAATGAGTGACGGAGCTGCGGCTATTTTATTGATGTCGCGTGAAAAAGCAGAGCAGTTAGGTCTTAAACCACGCTGCCGAATCCTTGCTAGATCTGTTGTTGGATCAGATCCGACATTAATGTTAACGGGCCCGATTCCCGCAACAGAAAAAGTCCTTCAAAAAGCTAACTTAACGATGAAAGATATGGATGTTTATGAAGTGAATGAAGCGTTCGCGCCAGTCCCTTTAATCTGGGCGAAGGAAGTTGGCGCAGATCTTAGCAAGCTGAATCCAAATGGAGGGGCAATTGCTCTCGGTCATCCACTCGGTGCTAGTGGCGCTCGTCTCATGGTCACGATGCTACATGAACTAGAGCGAACGAATCAACGGTATGGGCTTCAAGCAATTTGTGAAGGATTTGGTATGGCCAACGCGACCATTATTGAACGAATTGAATAA